A genomic stretch from Salarias fasciatus chromosome 10, fSalaFa1.1, whole genome shotgun sequence includes:
- the LOC115395347 gene encoding GTPase IMAP family member 4-like gives MVNRLTIVLLGHAGEGKSATGNTILGREAFESRRSFSSVTKEISEAAGNVFGLQVSVVDTPGLLCPGSEEKIRAYCQTITGPCLFLVVVKLDYLREERQRAVEAALRVVRDRSLHQAYLLFTSGDTLEKSLDDFISKDDESPLPNLVNGSKDGMWSSTTGTGGHRRSESFWSHQVIWWRSLVVGSRGGWCCWGCVELG, from the exons ATGGTGAATCGTCTCACCATCGTCCTCCTGGGACACGCTGGAGAAGGGAAAAGTGCCACGGGAAATACAATTTTAGGACGAGAGGCGTTCGAGTCCAGACGCTCATTCAGTTCTGTGACAAAGGAAATCAGTGAGGCTGCAGGAAATGTGTTTGGCCTTCAGGTTTCAGTGGTCGACACTCCGGGGCTCCTGTGCCCGGGCTCAGAGGAGAAGATCCGGGCCTACTGTCAGACCATCACTGGTCCCTGTCTCTTCTTGGTGGTGGTGAAGTTGGATTACTTGAGAGAAGAGCGCCAGAGGGCCGTGGAGGCTGCCCTCAGGGTGGTCCGTGACCGGAGCCTCCACCAGGCCTACCTGCTCTTCACCAGCGGAGATACTTTGGAAAAATCTCTCGATGATTTCATCAGCAAAGACGATGAGTCTCCTCTACCTAACCTGGTTAATGGTTCCAAGGACGGCATGTGGTCTTCAACAACAGGGACGGGGGGCCACAGAAGGTCCGAAAGCTTCTGGAGTCATCAG gtCATCTGGTGGAGGTCTCTGGTGGTCGGGAGCAGAGGAGGGTGGTGCTGCTGGGGATGTGTGGAGCTGGGATGA